One part of the Chryseobacterium mulctrae genome encodes these proteins:
- a CDS encoding IS982 family transposase: MNNLIQNYKIILEELINTCSHIKTKPQIRVPKLSDLELVALNITAEYMSINSELQLFRYISKTELEQKIERSVYNRRKRKLFFYLEEIRRVLSAKFSDFTNVFIVDSTPLEICKISRANRSGICSTENIRPEFGYCAAQKTRYFGYKLHAVCDKNGVFHSFDFSPANVHDINYLKDIKENFKNCLLIGDRGYISEKLRVDLFNYSNIKLSVPMRKNQHEFVSFSKVKSKIRKRIETAISQLSGQFLLHINLAKTFEGLATRITSKITSFTMIQYLNFFIFKRSLNKIKINLS, from the coding sequence ATGAACAATCTTATTCAAAACTACAAAATTATTTTAGAAGAATTGATAAATACTTGCAGTCATATTAAGACTAAACCTCAGATCAGAGTTCCAAAACTTTCTGATTTAGAACTTGTAGCTTTAAATATTACAGCAGAATATATGTCGATAAACTCTGAATTACAACTGTTTAGATACATTTCAAAAACAGAATTAGAACAAAAAATAGAAAGAAGCGTTTATAACAGAAGAAAGCGAAAATTGTTTTTCTACTTAGAAGAAATACGCAGAGTTTTGAGTGCAAAGTTTTCTGATTTTACAAACGTTTTTATTGTTGATTCAACACCATTGGAGATATGTAAAATAAGTAGGGCAAATCGCAGTGGAATTTGTTCCACAGAAAATATTCGTCCGGAATTTGGATATTGTGCTGCACAAAAAACACGATATTTCGGCTATAAATTACATGCTGTCTGCGACAAAAACGGTGTTTTTCATTCCTTCGATTTTTCTCCGGCAAACGTTCATGACATAAATTATCTGAAGGATATAAAAGAAAACTTCAAAAACTGTTTACTGATAGGCGACAGAGGATATATTAGCGAAAAATTAAGGGTTGATCTGTTCAATTACTCAAACATTAAACTTTCTGTTCCAATGAGAAAAAATCAACATGAATTTGTATCGTTTTCGAAAGTAAAATCTAAAATTAGAAAACGGATTGAAACAGCTATATCACAACTGAGCGGACAATTTTTACTACACATCAATTTAGCAAAAACTTTTGAAGGGTTGGCAACCAGAATTACCTCTAAAATCACTTCTTTTACAATGATACAATATCTTAATTTCTTTATATTTAAAAGAAGTTTAAACAAAATAAAAATTAATTTATCCTAA